From a region of the Xanthomonas rydalmerensis genome:
- a CDS encoding methyltransferase family protein, with the protein MLLTLRHPDLLFLLLSLSWGAYEMVLGRRRRAADGGARDQGTLRLLWRVLYAAVALGVLLSLLGVWRYAPHLREPLRWTACALLASGLALRLWSIRVLARWFTVDVTIQEGHRLVRHGPYRYLRHPSYTGVLLAFYGLALGMGNVLSLLAIVLPVTWAFLRRIQVEEAMLTQAFPEEYPDYAAHSWRLLPWVW; encoded by the coding sequence ATGCTCCTGACCCTGCGCCATCCGGATCTGCTGTTCCTGCTGCTTAGCCTGAGTTGGGGTGCCTACGAAATGGTGCTCGGGCGCCGCCGCCGCGCTGCCGACGGCGGCGCCCGCGACCAGGGCACGCTGCGCCTGCTGTGGCGCGTGCTGTACGCCGCGGTGGCGCTGGGCGTGTTGCTGTCGCTGCTCGGCGTGTGGCGCTACGCGCCGCACTTGCGCGAACCGCTGCGCTGGACGGCCTGCGCGCTGCTGGCCAGCGGACTGGCGCTGCGGCTGTGGTCGATCCGCGTCCTGGCGCGCTGGTTCACGGTGGACGTGACCATCCAGGAGGGCCACCGCCTGGTTCGCCACGGGCCGTACCGGTATCTGCGGCATCCCTCGTACACCGGCGTGCTGCTGGCGTTCTACGGGCTGGCGCTGGGCATGGGCAACGTGCTGTCGCTGCTGGCGATCGTGCTGCCGGTGACCTGGGCGTTCCTGCGCCGCATCCAGGTCGAGGAAGCGATGCTGACCCAGGCCTTCCCCGAGGAGTACCCGGACTACGCCGCGCACAGCTGGCGGCTGCTGCCGTGGGTGTGGTGA